Within the Balaenoptera acutorostrata chromosome 10, mBalAcu1.1, whole genome shotgun sequence genome, the region atttttttttttttaatttatttttggctgtgttgggtcttcgtttctgtgcgagggctttctccagttgcggcaagcgagggccactcttcatcgcggtgcgcgggcctctcactatcgcggcctctcttgttgcggagcacaggctccagatgcgcaggctcagtagttgtggctcacgggcctagttgctccgtggcatgtgggatcttcccagaccagggctcgaacccgcgtcccctgcattggcaggcagattctcaaccactgtgccaccaaggaagcccgggAAGATATTTTTGAATGAAGCCTGAAAGAGGTCCTCCAAGGCTTTCCAGTGACAAGACAGGGAGAGATTCCCCGTGTTCAGATTATTGAAGTAAGACTTAGATATACTCCCTACTTTCTGTGAGTGGGGCCCTGATGGGATTAAAGGAGGAGATCATAGTCTATAATAGGTagatataaaaacacagaaaatacatATGGACAAGTGATACTGAACATAGGGTCATTAAAATAAGctagttgttattttttttaaaagtactgacAGTACAGAAAAGATGTGTCCTAAACAGGGTTTCCATGTAAAGTAGTCATAGTCATGGAGGACAGCCACGTGGGTATTCCGTTAGGCCGTCAAGCCTTGGAAATTCTCTTTGAGTGGTGTTTTTAGATTCTGGTGTACATTTCTGGTTGCTTTCTAGTTGTATTCAGTTTTTGATATTTGACAAACTTTATCTGGATAGGAGACAGGTAAATAAGGTGGGAAATGGTTGATAACATTTTGGGATGGATAAGAGGTATGGTTACAAAGGAATAAGACTGGTTTTCTTGCATTATGACCTGGAAATTTCAAAAGAGAAGTTTCAAAAAAGGGAGGGGTACAGGTTGTTGTAATGGACCAGGAGGACCAGACACGAAGTGAAGGGTCGGAGTAATGAAGGAGGGGGCACGAAGGGCGCAAAAGGTGGCAGGCCTTCTAGGCAACTGTCTCTTGGTCTTTGTTGTCCAGGTGAACATCCATTCTCAGAAATGGGAATTAATGACCTTCACTGTCCACTCAGAAGGCAGAGTGAAGAACATCAATGAACATGTCCGGTCTAAGACCAAGGTTCCCGTGCATGACCAGGTCCTCCTGCTGGGCTCAAAGACCCTAAAGCCCCAGAGAACGCTGTCATCGTATGGCATCGACAAGGAGATGACCATTCACCTCACCCTGAAGGTGGTGAAGCCCAGTGATGAGGAGCTGCCCTTGGAATTGGTGGAGTCCGGTAATGAGGGGCAGAGGCACCACCTCCAGGTGCGAAGGTCCAGCTCAGTGGCCCAGGTGAAAGAGATGATCGAGACAAAGACTGCCATACCCCCTAAGAAGCAGGTTGTGACTTGCAATGGAAAGAAACTGGAAGATGGGAAGATCATGGCAGATTATGGCATCAAAAAGGGCCATTTACTCTTCCTGACGTACCCTTGCATTGGGGGGTGACCACCCTGGGGATGGAGTGATATCAGGAGCAAAAGACCTTATTTCCTTTTGCTCCTTACTAGCCACACCCTTTGAAAATTTCCCAAAACTAATGAGAAAGATGAATAGCAAGAGAAGTCTTGGAGTGGACTGGCGAGGAAGAATGTAGGATATTTCTAACTCATTGCTTCTTTCATTCTAACATGATTGAATAATTGGCAAAATTTTGTATAAcgtattatatatagatataatatattAGAATTTGAAGGCCTGTTAGAGACAGCTTTCAAAACCAGCTTGCAGTTTAATCCTTCCCTGGTTCCCTTTGACTCATAGAAAAactcctatttcctttcccagccAACAAGATAGTATGTTTTAGGTTGTGATcaatcttcttcttcttctcctttttttttttttctttaattggagtatagttgctttacaatgttgtattagtttctgctgcacagcaaagtgaatcagctactcCCACATTCTTCTAGTTACTGTGTTGGCATCTATGTTTAGCTCAGTGCTTCTTCTATCATATTACTGAATAATCGTTGAACCAAATTGACTTTCTACTTACAGAGAATAGTGAAATGGTTTATTACGAAGTGAATTATTTATTGTGACATGACTACaatcatattaataaataatttaggaATTCAATTAAACTACCTCTCCTTATTGAAAGCTATTTGTTATGAAATGAAACTTGGCATTGTGCCCCTTCTTACTCTCTCTATTTCTCACATCCAGTTAAACCATTCTTATTTCTGGGGACAACGGTGGGCATGGCAAGATGTTCACCTTGGGGATCTAGAGACTTTATGTCTCTTGTGGGGCTCCTTGGGAATAGATATGCTTTAGGTGGGAACGGACTTTCTGAAAGTTGGGGGATTGTGGACCAGtctctgtcctgcctgccttAGGGTCTAGCAGGTCTTCTCTGGGTTGGGTGAGGGGGGTAAGGATTTGTTTCTGGGTTGACCCCAACGCTCTGTCCAAGTTCTGGCTAGTGGagcttttttctctctgcttcctccatCTTTCTCCCTTCGTTTACTCCTCCATCTCACCCTCATGTCTCCTTCCTGATCACATGTATGTTTTTCTTACAGTCTGAAACATGTCCACCCTCTTCTCCACTAGTCCGGTCTCTTCTTTATAACTTGCTCAAGAACCACTTCCTGCAGAAGAGTTTCCTGAACTTAACCCTGCTCAGCACAAACCACACTTATAGGTGTTGCTTATTACAATTATGAGTGAAGTGCTCTGAGGTGGGCACTATTTAACTGCATAGGTGGGCATTGGGTTGGACTGATTCCTCGAGACAAGAGACCATGGCTTCTTCTTTTGGATGGGGCCTCCTACAGGGTAGAGTCTATGATTTTATTGTCACGTAGGGATATGTCTGATGGCAGACACCATGGGGTCTTCCACGCTCTCTTCCATCAGACTGGAATCCATCATACATCATCGTACCAGCATATGGACTCTTGACGGGTGGTTATAGAATCCCCTGAGGATGGGGAAGGTCCTCCCAAaatcaaactttctttttttcagcagCCTAGGAGAAAGCCTGAAGGCCATTTCCCCCCTCACTAGACCTGCACGTATAAATGTCGGGATTTTCCCTACAGCACACGAACCTTTCCTGATGGGAGGAAGGGATCTCCCCCATTAACCATGGACTCCGTAAGGACAAATCTTGCAGATTCTCATACAGAAATGAGCAGCCTGAAGGCTAAACTGACTGACTTTCCAGTGGGCATTTCCCGCCTTGGGCCCTGGGGTAaaacttccttccctccctgactTACTCACTGTCTAGCTTGCCCTCTCCGAAGGCTCCCCAGGaccctcctcgctgcccccttcaCTTCCTTATTCCTGAGGGTGTAGATGAGTGGGTTGAGGGCGGGTGTGATTACAGTGTAGAAAAGCGAAATGAACTTGCCCCGCTGTTGGTTGTAGCTGTGAGTGGGTTGCACGTAGCTGTAGATGGCTGAGCCACAGAACAGGCAGAGGGCTGTCAGTTGGGACCCACAGGTGCCCACCGCTTTCCTGCGGCTCCCTCCGGTCCTCATGCCCCATACAGCGCGGGCCACGGCGCCCCAGGAGGCCAGGATGACGGCGGACGGCGCCAGCAGGATGACCACGCGGGCAGCAAACATCTGGCGCTCGGCGGAGTCttggccgccgccgccgcaggtCAGCTTGGGCAGCTTGGGCAGCGCGCAGATGAAGTGGTCCACCCGGCGGGGCGCGCACAGCGGCCGAGCCGCCAGCAGCGCCGTTTGCGCCGCAGAGTTGGTGAGGCCGCCGAGCCAGGAGGCGCGGGCCAGCGAGCGGCGGAGGCGCGGCGGGCGGCACACGGCGGCCGCGCGGTCCAGAGCCATCACCGCCGGCAGGACGCACTCGGCCGAGTCCCGCGCCAGCGACGCGCACAGCTGGGCCAGGCGGGGGCCGAGCTCCCGCCACAGCGCCCGGCCGCGCAGGTCGGCCAGCAGCGGTGGCCCCACGCTCGTGGTGAAGCCCTCGTCCACCAGGGCCGGGTGGCAGAGGAAGTAGTACATGGGCGTGTGCAGGCGTGGATCGAGTACCGCCAGCTGCACTAGCGCCGAGCTGCCCGTCAGAGTCAGGAGGTAGCCGAGGAGGACAAGGGCGAAGAGGACAGGCTGCAGGGAGGGCCAGTCGGAGAAACCCAGCAGGAGGAAGCGCTCCTCTGTGCTGTGGTTGGCCTAAAGCGGGAAAACTCGCAGAATGTTTGGAAGGACGATATATGCTTCACGAAAGGGTGATGTTACCCTTCCAAGCAAAGGAAAACCCGCGCCAGTGGGCgtggggtgggagaagggatGGCAGCAGACACAATGCTTATGTATCTACTGGAAGCTCAATTTTCAGATCTGAGCCCGTAGTTTATATTAGTATATCCTAGTTGATATATTTACCAGAAAATTCTATGAGGAAGATAGAATCTCCATCCTATAGATGAACAAACTTGGGCTCAAAAGGGTAAAGCATCCCAAGGTCATAGCTAGTGAGTGACCCCGTGGACTTGTACTAAAAGGCCTGTTTGATTTAGAAATCAGTACTCTTTCAGCTGCTTCTGGAAGGAGTCCTATGGTAAAAGTAGAAATCTAATCTTCGTCCCACATGATAACCCTTCAGGTATTTGAAGACAGATTTCACTCTGAGCCTCCCTCCTCTTTGTTTGCAATGTTTAGTGCCCAAAATTACACGCAATACTCCAGGTTTGATATAACCAACACTTGGTAGAGCAGAACTATCTCCTTCTTTGTTTCAGGTGCTCTACCTCTATTAATACAATCCATTATACTGCTGACTACTGAATTTTAATCTGTGGTGAATCTCTCTTCTAGGCTGCTTCTAATGTCCATGCCCCTCCTGCTTACTATCTAGTGTGATGATCATGAGCAACAAAGATTGGCACATGTGTACCAGCCTTTAAATCCAGAGTGATCTGGGTAAAATGAAagtcaggggacctgggttccacCTAGCATAACTGCCTTTGACTAGTGATTTGATATGGGGAAGTCGCTTCATTTCCCTTTGCCTCAATTTTTTCATGTGTAGTAGGAGGATTGTACTCTATAACCTCTAAGGTTCCTGCATGTCTTCCTGGctctaattttaataaatatttttcaaacaaatgaaaagtggatgcagaagctttttaaccCTTGATAGTGATGCTCAATCAAATTTCCTGACGGTACAAAAACAATCATGGTTGATGTGATGGATAAAAGTCACATAGAAAGCTTTCTACTACATGGTTCCTGACGGGTATGATTATACAGATAGCTTGTTTTAAACATCATTTTCACTGTTCTTAATTTAAAACTCATCATCCCCTAATTTTTTATTTGTCAGGAAGGAACTCTCTTCCCCCTAAGAAAACATTATGTTTATATGGttctctcattttatcttcatcaGGCAGAACAAGTATTAATGTCGTGATGAAAAATAAGGGTTCAGGAGTCAGACCGCCCAAGTTCCATTCTTGCTTCTGCCATTTCTTAGCTGAACAACCTTGGGCAatgttccttaacctctctgtgcctcagtttcctcatatgaaaATAGAATTGATTAAGTAGCTCCAACGggtaaagctcttagaacagttcctgacacatagtagacgTTGAATAAATCACTATTTCACATCAGGAAACAGGCTTTTAGAGGGTTCCTACACTACTTAAGGACAGAActggtatgtacatatataccccTTTTCATATGTTAACTCTTATGTGAAAAAATAGATAATACTCCTATTTTATACAGTAGGATAGTAGGGTAattgaggttaaataacttgcccaaattcacaTGG harbors:
- the UBD gene encoding ubiquitin D, translated to MAAKLCVNIHSQKWELMTFTVHSEGRVKNINEHVRSKTKVPVHDQVLLLGSKTLKPQRTLSSYGIDKEMTIHLTLKVVKPSDEELPLELVESGNEGQRHHLQVRRSSSVAQVKEMIETKTAIPPKKQVVTCNGKKLEDGKIMADYGIKKGHLLFLTYPCIGG
- the LOC103003009 gene encoding putative olfactory receptor 2I1 codes for the protein MKANHSTEERFLLLGFSDWPSLQPVLFALVLLGYLLTLTGSSALVQLAVLDPRLHTPMYYFLCHPALVDEGFTTSVGPPLLADLRGRALWRELGPRLAQLCASLARDSAECVLPAVMALDRAAAVCRPPRLRRSLARASWLGGLTNSAAQTALLAARPLCAPRRVDHFICALPKLPKLTCGGGGQDSAERQMFAARVVILLAPSAVILASWGAVARAVWGMRTGGSRRKAVGTCGSQLTALCLFCGSAIYSYVQPTHSYNQQRGKFISLFYTVITPALNPLIYTLRNKEVKGAARRVLGSLRRGQARQ